The following coding sequences lie in one Chelonia mydas isolate rCheMyd1 chromosome 6, rCheMyd1.pri.v2, whole genome shotgun sequence genomic window:
- the LOC122466288 gene encoding integrin alpha-X-like isoform X1: MSERPLLDCSVATCKKIRCRIASLEMHQPLEFMIKGNISFQWVSQTQQQKVSLVSEARIEYEEKKYTQKEGFVQRQVQTVVERFVGYNYLPIIVGSSVGGLVLLVLITAALCKVTRLLPAPVQADDGGRCGGRGAWPDPEHNRWQPPCFRCPKTVAPQAPTPPGFASLLVALDPPPPPCVCRPQEAERPATAHPPTNKRDPSANSS; this comes from the exons ATGAGcgagcgccccctgctg GACTGCTCTGTGGCCACCTGTAAGAAGATCCGGTGCAGAATCGCCTCCCTGGAAATGCACCAGCCGCTGGAGTTCATGATCAAAGGGAACATCAGCTTCCAATGGGTCTCCCAG ACTCAGCAGCAGAAAGTGAGTCTGGTGAGCGAGGCCCGGATTGAATACGAGGAGAAGAAATACACCCAGAAGGAGGGATTCGTCCAGCGCCAG gtgcAGACGGTGGTGGAGCGCTTCGTGGGCTATAACTACCTGCCCATCATCGTGGGCAGCAGTGTGGGGGGCCTGGTCCTGCTGGTTCTCATCACCGCAGCCCTCTGCAAGGTGA CTCGGCTTCTTCCAGCGCCAGTACAAGCAGATGATGGAGGACGCTGTGGAGGGCGAGGGGCCTGGCCCGACCCAGAGCACAACCGCTGGCAACCCCCCTGCTTCCGATGCCCCAAAACAGTAGCCCCCCAGGCGCCAACGCCCCCCGGCTTTGCCTCCCTCTTAGTTGCTCTAGATCCACCTCCGCCTCCTTGTGTTTGCCGCCCCCAAGAGGCAGAAAGACCGGCCACTGCCCATCCCCCAACCAATAAAAGAGATCCGAGTGCCAACTCGAGCTAA
- the LOC122466288 gene encoding integrin alpha-X-like isoform X2 has product MSERPLLDCSVATCKKIRCRIASLEMHQPLEFMIKGNISFQWVSQTQQQKVSLVSEARIEYEEKKYTQKEGFVQRQVQTVVERFVGYNYLPIIVGSSVGGLVLLVLITAALCKLGFFQRQYKQMMEDAVEGEGPGPTQSTTAGNPPASDAPKQ; this is encoded by the exons ATGAGcgagcgccccctgctg GACTGCTCTGTGGCCACCTGTAAGAAGATCCGGTGCAGAATCGCCTCCCTGGAAATGCACCAGCCGCTGGAGTTCATGATCAAAGGGAACATCAGCTTCCAATGGGTCTCCCAG ACTCAGCAGCAGAAAGTGAGTCTGGTGAGCGAGGCCCGGATTGAATACGAGGAGAAGAAATACACCCAGAAGGAGGGATTCGTCCAGCGCCAG gtgcAGACGGTGGTGGAGCGCTTCGTGGGCTATAACTACCTGCCCATCATCGTGGGCAGCAGTGTGGGGGGCCTGGTCCTGCTGGTTCTCATCACCGCAGCCCTCTGCAAG CTCGGCTTCTTCCAGCGCCAGTACAAGCAGATGATGGAGGACGCTGTGGAGGGCGAGGGGCCTGGCCCGACCCAGAGCACAACCGCTGGCAACCCCCCTGCTTCCGATGCCCCAAAACAGTAG